Below is a window of Cupriavidus sp. MP-37 DNA.
CCGGCAGCACGCGCGTCGCGTTGCCGCCCACGCCGGGCAGCGACAAGGCCGCCATCAGCGCCGCCATCGACCAGCTGGTGGCGGGCGGCAGCACCGCCGGCGCCAGCGGCATTGCACTGGCCTACCAGGCCGCGCAGCAGAGCTACATTACCGGCGGAATCAACCGCGTGCTGCTTGCCACCGACGGCGACTTCAACGTGGGCGTGACCGACTTCCGCCAGCTCAAGAGCATGGTCGAGGAAAAGCGCAAGTCGGGGGTGTCGCTGTCGACGCTGGGCTTCGGCACCGGCAACTACAACGAGCAGCTGATGGAGCAGCTGGCCGATGCCGGCGACGGCGCGTACTCCTACATCGACAACCTGATGGAAGGCAACAAGGTGCTGGTCAGCGAGATCAGCTCGACGCTGGCCACCATCGCGCGCGACGTGAAGATTCAAGTGGAGTTCAACCCGGCCACGGTGAGCGAGTACCGGCTGATCGGCTATGAGAACCGCATGCTGGCGCGCGAGGATTTCAACAACGACAAGGTCGATGCCGGCGATATCGGCGCGGGCCATACCGTGACCGCGCTGTACGAGCTGACGCTGGCGGGTCAGCCCGGGCTGGTCGACCCGCTGCGCTACCAGCGCGCGGCGCCGGCAACGGGGCGCGCTGGCGAACTGGCGCACGTGCGGCTGCGCTACAAGCTGCCGGCGGCCAGCACCAGCCAGTTGCTCGATGTCACCGTCGCGCGGCAGGCGCTGCGCCCGCTGGCGCAGGGCGACGACGACTTCCGCTTTGCCGCGGCGGTGGCCGGCTTCGGCCAGGTGCTGCGCGGCGGCAAGTTCACCGGCGCCTGGCGCTACGCCGATGCGCGCGCGCTGGCGCAAGGCGCGCGCGGCGCCGACCGCTTCGGCTACCGCGGCGAGTTCGTCAAGCTGGTGGACCTGGCGCAAAGCCTGGCTTCGGCAACGCCGGCCGCCTCTCATGGCAGCGCACCGGCCGGACATGCGGCACGCTGAGCCGCACCGCGGCGCACAGCCGGCGCAGGGTGGCGCGGACTGTCGTGCCGCGCTGCG
It encodes the following:
- a CDS encoding VWA domain-containing protein, with product MQPRAPVILSSLAAALALALAACGGPSQPLPEQASQPVSPPVSPAMAPAPHADHARAAQSKPVAEMHSIEPHATLAMQHPYPLPAPAPEERERYGAIEENGVRLVAQAPVSTFSIDVDTGSYSNVRRLLNAGRVPPADAVRVEELLNYFPYDYAPPADGRPFAVHTALAPAPWHPSNVLLRIGIKGKDVASGALPAANLVFLVDVSGSMNSPDKLPLLKSSLKLLVNQLGAQDRITLVTYAGSTRVALPPTPGSDKAAISAAIDQLVAGGSTAGASGIALAYQAAQQSYITGGINRVLLATDGDFNVGVTDFRQLKSMVEEKRKSGVSLSTLGFGTGNYNEQLMEQLADAGDGAYSYIDNLMEGNKVLVSEISSTLATIARDVKIQVEFNPATVSEYRLIGYENRMLAREDFNNDKVDAGDIGAGHTVTALYELTLAGQPGLVDPLRYQRAAPATGRAGELAHVRLRYKLPAASTSQLLDVTVARQALRPLAQGDDDFRFAAAVAGFGQVLRGGKFTGAWRYADARALAQGARGADRFGYRGEFVKLVDLAQSLASATPAASHGSAPAGHAAR